The DNA region cataatgcctagaactaccgATAGCCCCTctctaacccataaataggaggataatgcgcttcagcgcactcaaacccATGCCCAtttcaatcgagctaagactcaatcgactcaAATAAAACGATTTTAGAATATGACAAAAGGTCTCATTACTCGAATCATACCATATATAAGTACacaatataataaaattacatgaatgtatcaaattttatgtattattttactCGTCTTTCGAATTTTAATATACCGTAAACACGATTATAACACAAAGATTACACAATAAGTGggtggtgttttttttttttctttaaggtGATTGAGATTTGAGAGTTGCCGTTGATAGGGTGCTTTCATTCACTTTCTTTTGGTGCTAAAGCTTtatgattatttattttgaaatatgcTATTGTTGTCATGAAAATGACCAGAGATTGGTCTCTAATTATTTCATGTTAACCCCAAATTTGGAACTTAAAAGATACCAATGAAATTCTTTCATCAAAATATAGCAGTCCAATTTTTCTATTAATCcctatattttatgtaatttgtgGATTTGGTCATTGTTTTatgaattagttaattttagtccAAATTCAAATTGTAGCAATTAAATCCAATCAGTTAAGATTTGTTGTTAGTCttgtattatatataaaattatgtaTGAGTAATATGTTAAACTAATAAGCTGACATGATATTACACGTGTGAAAATTATACTATAATtgcataatttaaccaaaaatagataataaaaaaagggtttttttttcctACAAATTCTCTCAAATTGTGACAAATTATCTCTTTATAATGTTGCTTTATACTATAAAATTATCtaagtataaattaaaattaagaaattaattaaatacaaattaaatCGTAAAAAGAAGTGACCTAATGGCATTAATTTATATGACGGGTTACCTTAAAATAACGACTAATTGGCTGCTAATTATTATTATCCTCAAATAAAACCAAAGACTTCAAAATTAATGGCGTAGATTACAAATTGCTATCATGTTTACCATTATTGACCCGTTATTTGTTTATGTGATTAGAACCGACCCGATTCTCTTTACTTCAGTAGTGATCACCTGCATGAGTTTGCACGTGGTAGGTTCGCATCATTAAGTAATCGAACCTATGCTTAGGGAACACGTGTTAACCTTAAAATAAGGTATGTGTTGGCATGCATGGGGTCTACTTAAGACGTCATATCTAGGGACTGTATcatataaataggaaaattagcCTCTTTGAAGGATATGCTCACAAAAACACTAAACacaaatcaaataaaagaaaaacacatACACGAATATTTCAACCTTTTGCATCAATTTTCTATATTTacaaaagaaatatatcaaattaattgACTGAACTACAAACGGAGTGaaaaaatacttatattttaagTCTTTAATTTATACCAATCCCGAATTTAATCCCTGAATAATTCTTACCCTTTATCAATTGCAAATTTAACGATGTTGGTAAGGTTGCTCAACGTAAAATCCAAAAACTAGTGTGCTCGACAACATAACATTCTAATATTAGAACTACTCATAATTGAGATACCCTTTGGTGAGCTGGAATACTGAAGAACACTAGCATACATCCGACATCTTTGGTGAATTTACTTGAAGGGACCATTACTTCGTTTTCAGTCAATCCTTCGAATTTGGACAATTCCTCGAACAAGGTTTCATATGTTTGAACGACCATTGCTTTGGTCACGATGTTCTTGCTTAGATTGTTGAGTGGGGACTCTAACCTATATCACTAGGCACTCCTACTATCCTAATAAGGTCTTCCTCCTCTTTCTAGTCTCGTTTACAGATTTTGACATGGTAGAGTTACCACTGTCAACAACTTCCGGAGAATCCAAGTACTCGTAGATATCTTCACCTTTTCCTTCATCTTGaactttaaaatcaaattttggaCACATATTTCACATCTTGAAGATATTTACTACATGATTTTAgctagaaaaagaaaattaatcattattttcataatataattattgaaattttaatattacgatgaaattcattaaatatttatttactatAATTAATCATTACAAAATACTATTTGACTAATAACTAGAATTATTTGAAGTTAGACTAGAATAAATAGACGAAAGACATATACATCAAAATAGAATTTAGACTAAAAACCCgtacataatttataataaatgagACTCGAACTTATAAACATGATTAATTGATCCCACAATGCTAAAAAAAACGTATACCCTTACTCGTCAAAGTAATTAAATTCTTGCAAATGTTCAAAGTCTCAATGATGTTTGAGCCAGACTAACGAGTCGGATCAAAAACCGATTCAAGTACCGATTGACCCGAGCttttatcttttatctttttaattattttttaatctaactAGTCTGATCGACAAATCGACGGTCTGACTGGTTTGACCACTTACTTGAATCTAAAAACATTGTAAAATCCCAAAGATATGAACATCAAAATAAACCCTACATGCTGTACAAATGCAACCAAGCGGCCTTGTTTAGGGCTTTTAAGACTTGCTATTGATTTGCTTATTTGCCACTGCCAAATCCCCATTGGTGCTATGTTTGAGTTGTGCGAATGCTGGAAGTGAACTACCCAAGGTGTACTTTATGGCTAAAATGTTTAGCCGCAGCAACCATTTTAGCCTCGGGGCCACGCGGTTCCGCAGTTTTCGTGCTTTCGAATTTAGTATCTTTTGAGAACGGACGGCAACATGAAGACAGCATCGACCTTAAAAACGATGCCCACGACGAGCTCCCTTTCTCGTGTTTGCTCATCTCAGGTTTAAACtctattgaaaaaaataaatcaaaagggAACCCAATGAAGAGATACTGAGTTTCCTGTTTTGCTTTTTTGAATTGATTGATGCTATATGGTTTGTTGCACAACATGTGTTTGTGGGAACTTTATAAAGCAAATATTTTGCTTGGGGATCAAGCAGACTTGAAATTCTTGGTCTTTTTTGACCATTGTTCTCCTGCTGACGTTAAAAGCTCTTCACAGGAAGTTGCTTGGCTACTGTCTTTTTGACCATGCAGCATGAAATCTCCAAATCCTTGGGTTTCAAGgatggttttttttttagaaaatcgggtttaagattgaaatttttcattaaaaaaaatttagtgtcAAATTGAGTTTAGAATAAATCCATCTCGACTCATCTCAATATACTtagaatttatattatatataagtacgggtttaaaattttaaataaatcaatatttattttattgcttattaaattattaattttgaataatattactttatattaattatatccagaaaatttatattgtttaataaattacataatttaaatccataaaatcATATGTGATATTAGAAAAAAATAGCTTATTAAAAAgcttctattttaattttataattatttttatctattataattataatttattaatttattaaaaataacatatattttaattttatgaaattttattatatattttaattataatttttttttttaagttttaacttGACCGCTTGTGGGGAGGGATCGTTTTCACCCCCGGGTTTCCCATTGAAAACCCAGTTTTTGTttgctcaaaaaaaaaaaaccagtttTCATTATGGGTTAATTTCGTCAAACATCCTcgaatttttattcaaattttaaattggtccaAAGCATTAAAACATTCTAATTGATCTTAAAAATATCGGTAGTATATTAGTAATTCTGTCAATGTAGCAGCTCAAATATGATATGAAGCATGTATATAACACATGATCATATTATAAATATGTGCGTATATCTACGTATATCTACTATATGAAcaatttttatcttattaattaaagaaaaggggTCTACTAAATTTTATTAAAGCTATTTTATATTAACAAACTAGACTCAAATTATTCATGCAATAAATACACGTATTtctaatttaatctatttattttaatcaaataatatctTAATCAAAACCGAGCCGAATTCAATAAAAACCGAACCGAACATTATTGTTTGAATctaatgatattataataataaCGGTAGCCTTACAATAGCTTACTATATATAGAACCCGGAGTTTTAACTCGGGTTATGCAATCATCCTTAAAAGATAATATCCAAACCCGgtttggattttgagttccaaAATTTACAATGAGGTACTTACATATCTATGTCATATATTTAATAGCCACGATTGAAAGAATTCGATCGGGAGCGAATATTTTGATGATTGTAACTGTTGTTACTGTTGTCGACCGATTTTATGGTCATAGATTCGCGTTTCCGGTCTCGTTCTTGAACTGCCCCGAAAATGATCTCGTTGGTTTTCTCATGGCTCTGCTCATGGTAAGTATGCGGTGCGGATAACAGATAACGATGGTGTTGCTGCTGCTGTGGATCGGCATCCCATCCATTGTAGAAGACTCGGCTTTGACGCAAATGATGGATCTTTTCTGCATCTTTGGACATGAAAGGATATGTTTTCCGTGGAGTTGGGGCTCGGGTATCAATTGGTGGAGGCTCATCTTCATCCGGTATCACAAAGCTCTCTTGTGGTGGCCAAGGCATTGAATGGTTCAGTTGTTGTTGGTGCAGTCTCGGTGACTTCTTTCTGAAAACTTCCAAAATGGAAACACCACTGTTGTGAACAAGCTTCCGAAGGGACCCGAAGAAGCCTTCGTCTTGCTTCTCTTGTTCTTCTTCGGTCAGAATTAAAGGCGGTCGGACCATTTTCATGGGTTTATGATATGGACTCGACAAGGTAGCATCCGTTTTAACCAAATCCTGATCCTTCAAGAGTGTATAAAAAAATCGCTAATTTTTATAAGATTTTGGATATGCATTGAATATCTAAgaaaaatgaagacttggaggAACATAGTAGCCAATCATATGTAAAATACCGCATACTCACGTTCTGGGATGATACAATGGTGCCTACACGATGTTGCAGCAGAGCTAGCATGTAGCCGAAGAATCCGGCACCGATAAGTACGGCAATTCCTGCAATGAAAGAAAATTATTACCATAAAGCTCCAATACCAACTAACGAAGGTCAATCCAAGGGGGATTAGTTTTACCGAGAGGAAAACCACTTCCATACTGATAGGCACAGTCATCAAAACGTAGTTGAATCTCTCGGATGGCTCGGTTTCCTCTATCAATTACCAGAAGGGAGCAACTGCTTCCAACATAGACCACATCGAAATCATCGGAAAACTTTGCATCTTCACTCGGTCCATCCACATGTCTCCCTCCTCGGTTCCATTTCCCACCAGCAATCGTTGTAACACCTGAAGATGATTTCAATCATATGACATACATTACGGAAATTAGCATAACAATAACTGTAAAAGTTCACCAAAGGATTCTCAttcatatttttaagaaaaagaacGGTCAAAGTATTATAGAGGCCCTTGTACTAAAAGTCGGATTACATTTTGCCCCCTTTCcacaaaaaatggacaaattaatccCTTTAGGTTGTttgatcaaagagtaaattggtcattctattaaaaatttcatcaatttctactattaaaaatggGTCCCTGTATATCAACATGAGGTAAACGTGACATGACACGTGTTATTATCTAATTATTCCATTAACCACGCCAGTTTTTAATGGtacaaattgatgaaatttttaatagaaagaaccaatttactttttgatctaacgtacaaagattaatttgtctatttttttaatagagtgggtaaaatgcaattttagtcttagtacaagggcctctatggtacttttatcGAAAAAGAATATACAATGGCTCATATAAACAAAAGTCGACATTGCTAACCTGCATCACTTATCTTCCTGATTGCCATATTCATATTATCCGAAATATAAATGTTCCCTCTATCATCTACGGCTAACccttttggatgattcatccttGCATCTCGGGGCTTCCCGTCTACATGTCCAGGGTATCCTTCGGGTGATCCGGCAACCAGCCGTGGTCTAGTATCTGCAATTCTCCAGTAAATTTAAACGAAACAATCACAACGAAAGACTTTTCTCATGGACAAAATCGAAA from Gossypium hirsutum isolate 1008001.06 chromosome A04, Gossypium_hirsutum_v2.1, whole genome shotgun sequence includes:
- the LOC107933404 gene encoding uncharacterized protein isoform X2 codes for the protein MGKNVLALCVIAPLLLLGAVSSAPTTSSPARILNGFFSNALSASLKWLWSLKTTTKTAITGRPMVKFEGGYTIETVFDGSKLGIEPHTVEVLPNGELLILDSANSNLYRISASLSLYTRPRLVAGSPEGYPGHVDGKPRDARMNHPKGLAVDDRGNIYISDNMNMAIRKISDAGVTTIAGGKWNRGGRHVDGPSEDAKFSDDFDVVYVGSSCSLLVIDRGNRAIREIQLRFDDCAYQYGSGFPLGIAVLIGAGFFGYMLALLQHRVGTIVSSQNDLVKTDATLSSPYHKPMKMVRPPLILTEEEQEKQDEGFFGSLRKLVHNSGVSILEVFRKKSPRLHQQQLNHSMPWPPQESFVIPDEDEPPPIDTRAPTPRKTYPFMSKDAEKIHHLRQSRVFYNGWDADPQQQQHHRYLLSAPHTYHEQSHEKTNEIIFGAVQERDRKRESMTIKSVDNSNNSYNHQNIRSRSNSFNRGY
- the LOC107933404 gene encoding uncharacterized protein isoform X1, coding for MGKNVLALCVIAPLLLLGAVSSAPTTSSPARILNGFFSNALSASLKWLWSLKTTTKTAITGRPMVKFEGGYTIETVFDGSKLGIEPHTVEVLPNGELLILDSANSNLYRISASLSLYTRPRLVAGSPEGYPGHVDGKPRDARMNHPKGLAVDDRGNIYISDNMNMAIRKISDAGVTTIAGGKWNRGGRHVDGPSEDAKFSDDFDVVYVGSSCSLLVIDRGNRAIREIQLRFDDCAYQYGSGFPLGIAVLIGAGFFGYMLALLQHRVGTIVSSQNDQDLVKTDATLSSPYHKPMKMVRPPLILTEEEQEKQDEGFFGSLRKLVHNSGVSILEVFRKKSPRLHQQQLNHSMPWPPQESFVIPDEDEPPPIDTRAPTPRKTYPFMSKDAEKIHHLRQSRVFYNGWDADPQQQQHHRYLLSAPHTYHEQSHEKTNEIIFGAVQERDRKRESMTIKSVDNSNNSYNHQNIRSRSNSFNRGY